One genomic window of Streptomyces sp. NBC_01498 includes the following:
- a CDS encoding HNH endonuclease gives MPHVLVLNASYEPLGVVPLRRALVLVLENKAICLEESGAFLHSETRVLPAPSVVRLKRFVRVPYRGPVPLTRRALFARDGGRCMYCGSVATSVDHVIPRSRGGKHVWDNVVAACRRCNHTKADRHLRELGWRLLHQPAPPSGLAWRIIGTGHRDPRWMPYLQPFGADDAVARIDGISA, from the coding sequence GTGCCACATGTTCTGGTCCTCAACGCGTCGTACGAGCCGCTCGGCGTCGTACCGCTCCGTCGCGCGCTCGTCCTCGTCCTGGAGAACAAGGCGATCTGCCTTGAGGAGTCCGGCGCCTTCCTGCACAGCGAGACCCGGGTGCTGCCCGCGCCCAGTGTCGTACGGCTGAAGCGGTTCGTCCGCGTCCCGTACCGGGGACCCGTCCCGCTGACCCGGCGGGCGCTGTTCGCCAGGGACGGCGGGCGCTGCATGTACTGCGGCAGTGTCGCCACCAGCGTCGACCACGTGATTCCGCGCAGCCGGGGCGGCAAGCACGTGTGGGACAACGTGGTGGCCGCCTGCCGCCGCTGCAACCACACGAAGGCCGACCGGCACCTGCGGGAACTGGGCTGGAGACTGCTCCACCAGCCCGCCCCGCCGTCCGGCCTCGCCTGGCGGATCATCGGCACCGGGCACCGCGATCCACGCTGGATGCCGTACCTCCAACCGTTCGGCGCCGATGACGCGGTGGCCCGGATCGACGGCATTTCCGCCTGA
- a CDS encoding beta-N-acetylglucosaminidase domain-containing protein, whose product MQLGRGQRTATAVVAAVIGGLLGTAPGATAAPVDPGSPAASTPDGGTRSGPPAVWPRPQSLRTHGAAVALGDHVTIVAATDADPYAVDALTDTLHEAGVRTVRTVAPPVAGRPATPPPATGTVVLVGGSGAQEALRALRAPERADLPPGGYRIAVGTVGGRETIALDGAGDDGLFHAAQTLRQLITGAPGRAKVPGVQVRDWPGTAVRGTTEGFYGEPWGHAERLAQLDFMGRTKQNRYLYAPGDDAFRQARWREPYPAARRAEFRDLAARAARNHVTLAWAVAPAQGMCMTSADDVRALNRKIDAMWALGVRAFQLQFQDVSYSEWHCDRDRDTFGSGPDAAAKAQARVANAVAGHLAARHPGGEPLTVMPTEYFQDGATEYRTALARALDGRVQVAWTGVGVVPRTITGRELAGAREAFGHPLVTMDNYPVNDYEQGRMFLGPYTGREPAVASGSAALLANAMEQASASRIPLFTAADYAWNPRGYRPQESWQAAMDDLADGDPKARAAIGALAGNESSSILSPTESAYLRPLLAEFWKARTGARAAKDPKGRDAAAGRLRAAFSVMREAPERLSGPADGRLDDEVRPWSEQLARYGRAGELSVDMLQAQSRGDGDTAWQASLALEPLRKALDASPVTVGKGVLDPFLDRAAEESAAWTGAGRPAGPQARATRSTEAYTVGVGRPRPLGVVTTMTEPGTGDGASVEAHVPGEGWRTLGPVSPTGWTQTDAKGLRADAVRISWPDVPGRTAPSVRSVVPWFTDEPQVGFELARDVVDAEIGGEPATVGAELEARRPGPVSGPLTAKAPDGVEVAVPARVTVPRGVRTTVPVRVTVPAGTPAGSYRVPLSFGGEERVLTVRVSPRTAGPDLLGRTAVAMSSGDETPAFPAAAATDGDPGTRWSSPAEDGAWWQAELAEPARLGRVVLHWQDAYARAYRVQVSADGRVWRDAARVTDGVGGVETVRTDAKDTRFVRIQGDRRATEFGYSLWSVEAYAIAEAAPPA is encoded by the coding sequence GTGCAACTCGGGCGCGGACAGCGGACGGCGACGGCGGTCGTGGCCGCCGTGATCGGCGGGCTCCTCGGTACGGCGCCCGGCGCGACGGCGGCTCCCGTCGACCCGGGCTCCCCGGCGGCCAGCACACCGGACGGCGGGACGCGGTCGGGCCCGCCCGCCGTGTGGCCCCGCCCCCAGTCGCTGAGAACGCACGGCGCGGCCGTCGCCCTCGGGGACCACGTGACGATCGTGGCGGCCACCGACGCGGACCCGTACGCCGTCGACGCCCTGACGGACACGCTGCACGAGGCGGGGGTCCGTACGGTGCGCACCGTCGCCCCGCCCGTCGCCGGCCGCCCGGCCACCCCGCCGCCCGCCACCGGCACGGTCGTCCTCGTCGGCGGGAGCGGCGCCCAGGAGGCGCTCAGGGCCCTGCGGGCGCCCGAGCGGGCCGATCTGCCGCCCGGGGGCTACCGGATCGCCGTGGGCACCGTCGGCGGCCGGGAGACGATCGCGCTCGACGGCGCCGGCGACGACGGCCTCTTCCACGCCGCGCAGACACTGCGGCAGCTGATCACGGGCGCGCCGGGCCGGGCGAAGGTCCCCGGCGTCCAGGTGCGCGACTGGCCGGGCACCGCCGTACGGGGTACGACGGAGGGGTTCTACGGGGAGCCCTGGGGTCACGCGGAGCGGCTGGCGCAGCTCGACTTCATGGGGCGGACCAAGCAGAACCGCTATCTGTACGCGCCCGGCGACGACGCCTTCCGCCAGGCGCGCTGGCGCGAGCCGTACCCGGCGGCCCGGCGGGCCGAGTTCCGCGATCTGGCCGCGCGCGCGGCCCGCAACCATGTGACGCTCGCCTGGGCGGTCGCCCCGGCGCAAGGCATGTGCATGACCTCCGCCGACGACGTCCGGGCGCTGAACCGCAAGATCGACGCGATGTGGGCGCTGGGCGTGCGGGCCTTCCAGCTCCAGTTCCAGGACGTCAGCTACAGCGAGTGGCACTGCGACAGGGACCGGGACACGTTCGGGTCGGGTCCGGACGCCGCCGCGAAGGCGCAGGCGCGGGTCGCCAACGCGGTGGCCGGGCATCTCGCGGCGCGGCACCCGGGCGGTGAGCCGCTGACGGTGATGCCGACGGAGTACTTCCAGGACGGCGCCACCGAGTACCGCACGGCGCTGGCGCGCGCGCTCGACGGCCGGGTGCAGGTCGCGTGGACCGGCGTGGGCGTGGTGCCGCGCACCATCACCGGGCGTGAACTGGCCGGTGCGCGCGAGGCGTTCGGGCACCCGCTGGTGACGATGGACAACTACCCGGTCAACGACTACGAGCAGGGCCGGATGTTCCTCGGCCCCTACACCGGCCGGGAGCCCGCTGTCGCGTCCGGTTCCGCCGCGCTGCTCGCCAACGCGATGGAGCAGGCGTCCGCGTCCCGTATCCCGCTGTTCACGGCCGCCGACTACGCGTGGAATCCGCGCGGCTACCGGCCGCAGGAGTCGTGGCAGGCGGCGATGGACGATCTCGCGGACGGTGATCCGAAGGCGCGTGCGGCCATCGGGGCGCTGGCCGGGAACGAGTCCTCGTCGATCCTGAGCCCGACGGAGTCGGCGTATCTGCGCCCGCTGCTGGCGGAGTTCTGGAAGGCCCGGACCGGGGCGCGGGCGGCGAAGGACCCGAAGGGGAGGGACGCGGCGGCGGGCCGGCTGCGGGCGGCCTTCTCCGTGATGCGGGAGGCACCGGAGCGGCTGTCGGGCCCGGCGGACGGGCGGCTGGACGACGAGGTGCGTCCGTGGAGCGAGCAGTTGGCGCGCTACGGCCGGGCCGGTGAGCTGTCGGTCGACATGCTCCAGGCGCAGTCGCGGGGCGACGGCGACACCGCCTGGCAGGCGTCGCTGGCCCTGGAACCGCTGCGGAAGGCGCTGGACGCGAGCCCGGTCACGGTCGGGAAGGGTGTCCTGGACCCGTTCCTGGACCGGGCGGCCGAGGAGTCGGCGGCGTGGACGGGCGCCGGGCGCCCGGCCGGGCCGCAGGCGCGGGCCACCCGCAGTACGGAGGCGTACACGGTCGGCGTGGGCCGCCCCCGCCCGCTGGGTGTCGTCACGACCATGACGGAGCCGGGCACCGGCGACGGCGCCTCGGTGGAGGCGCATGTGCCCGGCGAGGGCTGGCGGACCCTGGGCCCCGTGTCGCCGACCGGCTGGACGCAGACGGACGCGAAGGGGCTGCGGGCCGACGCCGTACGGATCAGCTGGCCGGACGTGCCGGGCCGGACGGCGCCCTCCGTACGGAGCGTGGTGCCGTGGTTCACCGACGAGCCGCAGGTGGGCTTCGAGCTGGCCCGGGACGTGGTGGACGCCGAGATCGGCGGGGAGCCGGCGACGGTCGGGGCCGAGCTGGAGGCGCGGCGCCCCGGCCCGGTCAGCGGCCCGCTGACGGCGAAGGCACCGGACGGTGTGGAGGTGGCGGTGCCCGCGCGGGTGACGGTGCCGCGCGGGGTCCGCACGACCGTGCCGGTGCGGGTCACCGTCCCGGCGGGCACCCCGGCGGGCAGTTACCGGGTGCCGCTGTCGTTCGGCGGCGAGGAGCGGGTCCTGACGGTGCGGGTGTCGCCGCGTACGGCCGGGCCCGACCTCCTGGGGAGGACGGCGGTGGCGATGTCGTCGGGCGACGAGACGCCCGCGTTCCCGGCCGCCGCGGCGACCGACGGCGACCCGGGGACCCGCTGGTCGTCACCGGCGGAGGACGGTGCCTGGTGGCAGGCGGAGCTGGCGGAACCGGCCCGGCTGGGCCGGGTGGTGCTGCACTGGCAGGACGCGTACGCGCGCGCCTACCGGGTGCAGGTGTCCGCGGACGGCCGGGTATGGCGGGACGCGGCGCGCGTCACGGACGGCGTGGGCGGGGTCGAAACGGTCCGGACGGACGCGAAGGACACCCGCTTCGTACGGATCCAGGGTGATCGCCGCGCGACGGAGTTCGGTTACTCGTTGTGGTCGGTGGAGGCGTACGCGATCGCGGAGGCGGCCCCGCCTGCGTAA